The following are encoded in a window of bacterium genomic DNA:
- the hemW gene encoding radical SAM family heme chaperone HemW, protein MSNKALKNKSFGIYVHIPFCERVCIYCDFFVTTARKYRPAFIESINREIHYVASQLEAPEARTIYLGGGTPSFLVDGQVTSILKSIYCNFKKVENCEITIEVNPNNVNSEKLDEFSRSGINRLSLGIQSLNNKELESLYRNHNRDQAVSAFVTARKAGFKNISVDVIFGLPGQTLENLQNTVTGIIKMDPEHISIYNLTIEERTYLHKMVKSKKVVLLDDEREFEMFSWLSEYLEKSGYSHYEISNFAKDGFESKHNSSYWNGLSYLGFGPSAHSFDNSRRWWNVRDLSTYIAYAGIENQKIIEAEEDLNINERITEFVFLNLRQKRGINKKVFLDTFGISFDAKFEKALYESEPYINNNSDVVFLNQAGMFLYNQVCLLFVKNLNE, encoded by the coding sequence ATGAGTAATAAAGCTTTGAAAAACAAAAGTTTCGGAATATATGTGCACATACCGTTTTGCGAGAGAGTGTGTATTTATTGTGATTTTTTTGTCACTACGGCACGCAAATACCGACCTGCTTTTATCGAATCCATTAACAGGGAAATTCATTATGTTGCTTCTCAATTAGAAGCTCCAGAAGCCCGTACAATTTATTTAGGCGGCGGTACCCCCTCTTTCCTTGTGGATGGTCAAGTTACTTCCATTTTAAAGTCAATTTATTGTAACTTTAAAAAAGTTGAAAATTGCGAAATTACCATAGAAGTGAACCCCAATAACGTCAATTCCGAAAAATTAGATGAGTTTAGTAGATCAGGAATTAACAGGCTAAGTTTGGGAATACAGTCATTGAATAATAAAGAATTAGAGTCCTTATATAGAAATCATAATCGTGATCAAGCTGTAAGTGCCTTTGTAACGGCTAGAAAAGCCGGTTTTAAAAACATCAGTGTTGATGTTATTTTTGGCTTGCCGGGACAAACATTGGAAAATCTGCAAAATACGGTTACGGGTATAATCAAAATGGATCCCGAGCATATTTCGATTTACAACCTGACCATTGAAGAACGAACCTATCTCCATAAAATGGTAAAATCGAAAAAAGTTGTTCTTCTTGACGATGAAAGAGAATTTGAAATGTTTTCTTGGCTTTCGGAATATCTTGAAAAATCAGGTTATTCTCATTACGAAATATCTAATTTTGCAAAGGATGGGTTTGAGTCTAAACATAACTCATCGTATTGGAATGGGCTTTCATACTTAGGGTTTGGCCCATCTGCACATAGCTTCGATAACTCGCGACGATGGTGGAATGTACGCGATCTGTCTACATACATTGCTTACGCAGGAATTGAAAACCAAAAAATAATTGAAGCCGAGGAGGATTTAAATATAAATGAAAGAATAACCGAGTTTGTTTTTTTAAACTTGAGACAAAAAAGGGGTATTAATAAAAAAGTTTTTTTGGATACGTTCGGTATTTCTTTTGACGCGAAGTTTGAAAAAGCCCTTTACGAATCGGAACCTTATATAAATAACAATTCAGATGTTGTTTTTTTAAATCAAGCTGGTATGTTTTTATATAATCAGGTTTGTTTGTTATTCGTTAAGAATTTGAATGAATAA
- a CDS encoding LPP20 family lipoprotein: MKRFLGQAMMMALIAMLAVSLTSIDAMAQKDKKKKKKKKDGPPEWISKPGLYEDVIVAAGVGEGFNEQKAKSQAEQNGRKKIAEALSTEVKSLTTNFMEEATTTTEEGSSGAAQEYFSEVTQSMTNQTLSGAMIEEYWPPMGEKNGGKIKFYAKVVLKKSAVVDAYKKQVEEDIAKKKIKSVKGSADDALKALDNAIGKWEKTNDNGPSTSEEGGAEE, encoded by the coding sequence ATGAAACGTTTTTTGGGTCAAGCCATGATGATGGCGTTGATCGCGATGTTAGCTGTTTCGCTAACAAGCATTGACGCGATGGCACAAAAAGACAAAAAGAAGAAGAAAAAGAAAAAAGATGGACCGCCGGAGTGGATTTCCAAACCGGGTCTTTATGAAGATGTGATTGTCGCAGCTGGTGTAGGCGAAGGTTTTAATGAACAAAAAGCTAAAAGCCAGGCTGAACAAAATGGTCGTAAAAAGATCGCAGAAGCCCTTTCTACGGAAGTAAAAAGCCTAACAACCAACTTCATGGAAGAAGCTACGACGACCACCGAAGAAGGATCCTCTGGAGCGGCTCAGGAATATTTTTCTGAAGTGACTCAATCCATGACCAATCAGACGTTGAGTGGCGCGATGATCGAAGAATATTGGCCGCCAATGGGCGAGAAAAATGGCGGAAAAATAAAGTTCTACGCCAAGGTAGTGCTCAAAAAATCAGCCGTTGTAGACGCGTATAAAAAACAAGTTGAAGAAGACATCGCTAAAAAGAAAATCAAAAGTGTCAAAGGTTCTGCCGATGATGCTCTGAAAGCTCTTGATAATGCGATCGGCAAATGGGAAAAAACCAACGACAACGGTCCTTCAACCAGTGAAGAAGGCGGCGCAGAAGAATAA
- the sprA gene encoding cell surface protein SprA — protein MRLLIHQYDLQVGGLFLHINLKKLLVVSFLFYLFNPIKSFSQDLDSISPSLQSADSILFFIQEKEVDKKINRTLTSYDGKQDSVWNDPNVIKAFEDELMGLMSEIDANLSITGQLDLVINQAIENEAKKNKDSRSTRSLFSLYPFQYYNTISVDPNQNYFLIRGGSLDFSQTQKLLPGYKVTAKLDSSGNYVFADEFGQTTKKQRLKETTVIKQESYISNSFVYQIRSVFTKTVVTGIASKEERQSGAVRLFSASVTTNETFQKIFGGDEVTVDATGNINLNVSGASEKSSNQSTSTGKSSQFIPKFEQQQKFNLRGTIGKKVEILFDQDSEREFSFENNIKITYTGFDDEILQKLEAGNIDLSLPGTQYVTQGGQNKGLFGVKSIFKFGDLTLTSIASIQNGEKKVIEINPGSGNNSASIKKIAAKDYERGKFFFLDRRYFNRYEIYDPQNGRKHTYDPANEIVNIRLFRKSEGNDRNPEKRIGVVTYNNSTLTNPNLHNMTVSQITALDSANAATMIFLEVPKEQFSCNFQLGIITLSTKLIDGEALAVYYETPQQVFGDVSSDTLKLKLLWKPTPLPTDSTWDLELKNIYAFDGITGLSAEEGESVKIKFKPSSNNDITSFPNISGKDRGLLDILHVDETNQSGKSNDPDQIIDIASSDLAGYGLDYNNGWIIFPRLRPFDPPSTPLPGFRDEVFPASNNDPNLGEVRIPIIYNEARSSDKFKQFNDRYSIEIESKKSNSAKTNLGINVLEGSEVVRLDGDVLEKNIGYTIDYTSGDLILIDPRATLPTANIKIEYEQAQLFQVDKKSIFGTRAEYNLSNYGLGSNSFIGTTALFHSQSTVNKRVQINEEPFNNFVWDINTNIELEANYLTKFINYIPFVSSNQNSKINFAAEYAKLLPTPNTSNGLMENDENGVAYIDDFEAIKRTYPMGSNRKSWTLASKPIEKNASKRRKLIWYQNEISRSKISNIKTNNTDRATVLTLTLQNKISDEAPTDGVWGGVMRGFSLSSAGELGLSRFIEFWIKNNTPEGKHAKINIEIGEISEDQNGNGGAPNREVKSALQPVIEKNQDIGLDDLSDAGEDSLLSKLGITKSHYGNLSLSQKAIIDSLQIIFPWGTIALDPDDPFGDNWNNEQARFGNKDIQNAEANRDIRNIKVNGYENNTFPITDGGLRIGDTEDINNNGVIDIQNVYARYSVTTDTHSLDKDIIVGRGEDGWMLYRLPILRPDTIINSNSIDLVLPKITSARIWISSEDPESEIISVQLSEIQFINSEWKLPIEVPNGVLLNPNGKIPSNSENSKIVEISSISTDEGGGYTRPSGVKREKPIDQNGNNAQREVKEQSLLLRLNELPVNSKAIISKSNSQRDFRNYGRIKMFVHGDRGGSIPLPISSESSDSPLKYFIRFADRYNSYYEIEQPIFAGWSEDKNSLDIDIRENLTSLKFQRTGNDTLSEYNIGNNKIIRIKGNPSLDNVQFIYIGVHNTSLLNAYTGEIWFNELRVTDADDKSGEAVMARLSLNVGDMLTLSGSTEYRSADFRTVEQRFNPSGGNQKSWSISGNLNLHKFHIERWGISLPLSFNANHSTSDPKFLPNNDILVTDAKEANNEKIRTLRLRNEEIRDSLKAWRLSASLDSSLFRDSLLNDSLLQIALNFKNMIKSESFSRGFSLNFSKAKNENDFWLLRWTINNVTSNFNWSETETNTPTSPQSISRNWSSNTAYNISFARKSYKPLSWLPLTKTPFIGVVFKNISETDLNYKFITSANTDFQISSTYRSETIRDAYNNPIKKPVNTTLTGSRGYGLSVSPWQSLTSSMNVKYNMDLQGLSYGQILKGVGRGLNPFDGFSDFRFDSPLDTIRGINDSLIFNRDFSSTNTFVISYSPQSFTWLTHTINYNAATGSSRNRAANSQLNKSATIQRSVQISSSFSLKSFIGSVKEPFKNIDTRQPLSAAEDSRKNRRDRFKNPGSDNSAKSSDKDSGNVITKGSSFFKTASLRAGSTFEKILLMINDTRFNIDFKNSVNLGALENQLDPAAKWFGYMSTDNSGMLDHIFTWDLEPINQYRTPVDSVLKQQVKSLTTNSKSINYGFMYGFNFGPFTLDIKYDRSETRSISTINTQEISIRRSSLFPYLKFVPFPFYEMTLRASNVGRWPIFNLLAGATRNINFSIGYLSNENITLNEIRSRVDGIIFYNNDGSVDSNRTIQNIGGRRMQTSFMEKSITFPQITFDISWKGNVTQTISFSKSNTEKINRGNTKTNDNTMNILSNISYSKRGGFRIPIWFLKKKQLDNEVRMSSQFTFRKTQSFSQSNTRTNDGFRQPKQKTSETTYWSVEPRIDYSFTRWVTGGTFYRYEYNKSLTLGKTTRILFGLNVNITIGA, from the coding sequence GTGCGATTGTTGATTCATCAATATGATCTGCAGGTGGGTGGATTGTTTCTCCATATTAATTTAAAAAAACTTCTCGTAGTTTCATTTCTATTTTACTTATTCAATCCGATTAAATCTTTTTCTCAGGATTTGGATAGTATTTCCCCTTCACTCCAATCGGCGGATTCAATTCTGTTTTTCATCCAAGAAAAAGAAGTTGATAAAAAAATCAATAGAACTCTTACTTCTTACGATGGCAAACAAGACTCTGTTTGGAATGATCCCAATGTTATAAAAGCTTTTGAAGACGAATTAATGGGTTTGATGTCAGAAATTGATGCCAATCTTTCAATAACCGGTCAACTTGATCTGGTGATAAATCAAGCAATCGAAAATGAGGCAAAAAAAAATAAAGACTCTAGGTCAACGCGATCGTTATTTTCTTTATACCCCTTTCAATATTATAACACGATTTCTGTAGACCCCAATCAAAATTACTTTTTAATACGTGGTGGTTCCTTAGATTTTTCACAAACACAAAAACTATTACCGGGTTATAAAGTAACGGCAAAATTGGATTCATCGGGCAATTATGTTTTTGCTGATGAATTTGGCCAAACAACAAAGAAACAACGGCTCAAAGAAACAACCGTAATAAAACAGGAATCTTATATATCAAATTCGTTTGTTTATCAGATTAGAAGTGTTTTTACTAAAACTGTGGTTACTGGTATTGCTTCAAAAGAAGAACGTCAATCCGGGGCCGTAAGACTCTTTAGTGCCAGCGTTACAACCAACGAAACCTTTCAAAAAATATTTGGTGGTGATGAAGTCACTGTAGACGCGACAGGCAATATTAATCTGAATGTTTCCGGAGCCAGCGAAAAATCTTCTAACCAAAGTACATCTACCGGAAAAAGTTCTCAATTCATACCAAAATTTGAACAACAACAAAAATTCAACTTACGCGGTACAATAGGAAAAAAAGTTGAGATTTTATTTGATCAAGATAGTGAGCGTGAGTTTAGTTTTGAGAATAATATAAAAATCACTTATACGGGTTTTGATGATGAAATTTTACAAAAATTAGAAGCTGGCAATATTGATCTAAGCTTACCAGGAACACAATACGTAACACAGGGTGGCCAGAACAAGGGACTCTTTGGTGTAAAATCAATCTTTAAGTTTGGCGATCTTACACTTACATCTATCGCAAGTATACAAAACGGAGAAAAGAAAGTAATTGAAATCAATCCGGGTTCAGGCAATAATTCGGCATCAATAAAGAAAATAGCCGCTAAAGATTACGAAAGAGGAAAGTTTTTCTTTTTAGACAGACGATATTTTAATCGTTATGAAATATATGATCCTCAAAACGGCCGTAAGCACACTTATGATCCTGCGAACGAAATTGTAAATATAAGACTTTTCCGCAAAAGCGAGGGCAATGATAGAAACCCTGAAAAAAGGATAGGGGTTGTAACTTATAACAATTCCACTTTGACAAATCCAAATCTGCACAACATGACGGTTTCTCAAATAACTGCTTTGGATTCTGCAAATGCGGCCACTATGATTTTTTTAGAAGTTCCTAAAGAACAGTTTTCTTGTAATTTCCAGCTAGGAATAATAACTCTCAGTACCAAACTCATTGACGGTGAGGCATTAGCAGTTTATTATGAAACACCACAACAGGTATTCGGAGATGTTTCTTCTGACACTTTGAAATTAAAACTATTATGGAAACCTACCCCTCTTCCTACAGATTCAACTTGGGATTTAGAATTAAAAAATATTTACGCTTTTGACGGCATAACCGGTCTGAGTGCCGAAGAAGGAGAAAGTGTAAAAATAAAATTTAAACCCTCATCAAATAATGACATAACAAGTTTTCCAAATATTAGCGGTAAAGATCGGGGATTACTTGATATACTTCACGTAGATGAAACCAACCAAAGTGGTAAATCAAATGATCCAGATCAAATAATTGATATAGCTTCTTCGGATTTGGCTGGATATGGTTTAGACTACAACAATGGTTGGATTATTTTCCCACGTTTAAGACCTTTTGATCCTCCCTCAACACCGCTTCCCGGTTTTCGAGACGAGGTTTTTCCGGCTTCAAATAACGATCCCAATCTCGGTGAAGTACGAATACCTATTATATACAATGAAGCAAGGTCGTCTGATAAATTTAAACAATTTAACGATCGTTATTCGATAGAAATAGAAAGTAAAAAAAGCAACTCTGCAAAAACCAATTTAGGTATTAATGTTTTAGAAGGTAGTGAAGTTGTACGGCTAGATGGTGATGTTTTGGAAAAAAATATTGGATACACTATTGACTATACTTCCGGTGATTTGATTCTAATTGATCCACGCGCCACTCTTCCGACTGCTAACATTAAGATCGAATACGAACAAGCACAACTATTTCAAGTTGATAAAAAATCTATTTTTGGTACACGTGCAGAATATAATTTGTCTAATTACGGATTAGGCTCCAATTCATTTATTGGAACAACGGCGCTTTTTCATAGTCAATCTACAGTAAACAAACGTGTTCAAATCAATGAAGAGCCGTTTAATAATTTTGTATGGGATATAAATACAAATATCGAATTAGAAGCTAATTATCTAACAAAATTCATTAACTATATTCCTTTTGTTTCCTCCAATCAGAATTCTAAAATCAATTTTGCGGCTGAATACGCAAAACTACTTCCTACTCCAAATACGAGTAATGGGTTGATGGAAAATGATGAAAATGGAGTTGCGTATATAGATGATTTTGAAGCAATAAAAAGAACCTATCCTATGGGTTCAAATAGAAAATCCTGGACTCTTGCCAGCAAACCTATTGAGAAAAACGCTTCCAAGCGTCGAAAATTAATCTGGTATCAAAATGAAATTTCAAGAAGCAAAATATCTAATATTAAAACCAACAATACAGATAGAGCGACCGTATTAACTCTAACCTTACAAAATAAAATAAGTGATGAGGCCCCAACGGACGGCGTATGGGGTGGAGTAATGCGTGGTTTTTCTTTGTCTTCGGCGGGAGAACTTGGATTGAGTCGTTTTATCGAATTTTGGATAAAAAATAATACTCCAGAGGGTAAACACGCTAAAATAAATATCGAGATTGGTGAAATTTCTGAGGATCAAAACGGAAACGGGGGAGCTCCTAATCGAGAAGTCAAATCAGCTTTGCAGCCTGTAATTGAAAAAAATCAAGATATAGGGCTTGATGATCTAAGTGATGCCGGCGAAGACAGTCTTTTATCAAAACTAGGTATTACCAAGTCTCACTATGGAAACCTGAGTTTGTCGCAAAAAGCAATTATTGACAGTTTACAAATAATTTTCCCTTGGGGAACAATCGCTTTGGATCCTGATGATCCATTTGGTGATAATTGGAATAATGAACAAGCACGTTTTGGAAACAAAGATATCCAAAACGCCGAAGCCAATCGGGACATAAGAAATATCAAAGTAAATGGCTACGAAAATAATACTTTTCCTATTACAGATGGTGGTTTAAGAATAGGTGATACTGAAGATATCAATAACAACGGTGTTATTGACATACAAAACGTTTATGCTCGGTACAGTGTAACAACAGATACACATAGTTTGGATAAAGATATAATAGTTGGGCGCGGAGAAGATGGTTGGATGCTCTATCGGTTACCGATTTTACGACCGGACACAATTATCAATTCAAATTCAATCGACCTTGTGCTTCCAAAAATAACTTCAGCAAGAATTTGGATTTCTTCTGAAGATCCGGAATCTGAAATAATAAGCGTACAATTATCAGAAATACAATTTATCAATAGCGAATGGAAATTACCCATAGAGGTGCCCAACGGAGTATTACTCAATCCCAATGGAAAAATTCCGTCAAATAGCGAAAACAGTAAAATAGTAGAAATTTCCTCTATTAGTACTGATGAAGGTGGTGGTTATACAAGACCTAGCGGGGTAAAAAGAGAAAAACCAATTGATCAAAATGGGAATAATGCTCAAAGAGAGGTAAAAGAACAATCACTGCTTCTTCGTCTTAACGAATTACCCGTTAACTCAAAAGCTATAATTAGCAAATCCAACTCTCAAAGAGATTTTCGAAACTATGGACGAATTAAAATGTTTGTTCACGGGGATAGGGGCGGTTCAATACCTTTACCGATTTCAAGTGAAAGTAGTGATAGTCCGCTAAAATATTTTATCCGCTTTGCAGATCGATACAATAGTTATTATGAAATTGAGCAGCCTATATTTGCCGGATGGTCAGAAGATAAAAACTCACTCGATATTGATATAAGAGAAAACCTTACTTCCTTAAAATTTCAAAGAACTGGTAATGACACTCTCTCAGAGTATAACATCGGAAACAACAAAATTATTCGAATCAAAGGTAACCCTTCATTAGACAATGTTCAGTTTATTTATATTGGCGTACATAACACTTCTTTGCTAAATGCCTATACCGGTGAAATATGGTTTAATGAACTTCGTGTAACAGATGCCGATGATAAATCCGGAGAAGCCGTCATGGCACGCTTATCATTAAATGTGGGAGATATGCTGACTCTCAGTGGAAGTACGGAGTATCGTTCTGCTGATTTTCGAACCGTGGAACAACGTTTTAACCCATCTGGCGGAAACCAAAAATCTTGGAGTATCAGTGGGAACCTAAATCTTCATAAATTTCATATTGAAAGGTGGGGTATTTCTCTCCCTTTGAGCTTTAATGCAAATCACAGCACATCTGATCCTAAGTTTCTACCTAATAACGATATTTTGGTTACCGATGCTAAAGAAGCCAACAATGAAAAAATCAGAACATTACGATTGCGAAACGAAGAAATCAGAGATAGTCTTAAAGCTTGGAGATTGTCGGCCTCGTTGGATTCTAGCTTATTTCGTGACAGTTTATTAAACGACAGTCTTTTACAAATAGCTTTAAATTTTAAAAACATGATAAAGTCGGAATCATTTTCACGAGGTTTTTCTTTAAATTTTTCTAAAGCTAAAAACGAAAATGACTTTTGGCTCTTGCGATGGACAATCAACAACGTAACCTCTAACTTCAACTGGAGTGAAACCGAAACGAATACTCCGACGTCACCACAGAGCATTTCTAGAAACTGGTCGAGTAATACTGCATACAATATTTCTTTCGCAAGAAAATCATATAAACCTCTCAGTTGGCTCCCCTTAACCAAAACACCGTTTATTGGTGTTGTTTTTAAAAATATAAGCGAGACGGATTTAAATTATAAATTCATTACTTCAGCAAACACCGATTTCCAGATTAGCTCAACTTATCGTTCAGAAACAATAAGAGACGCATACAATAACCCAATAAAAAAACCTGTTAATACCACATTAACCGGATCGCGAGGATATGGACTGAGTGTAAGCCCTTGGCAATCATTGACATCCTCAATGAATGTTAAATATAATATGGATTTACAGGGTCTTTCCTATGGTCAAATACTTAAAGGAGTCGGGCGCGGGCTGAACCCTTTTGACGGTTTTAGTGATTTTCGCTTTGATTCGCCGTTGGATACGATTCGTGGTATAAATGATTCTCTTATTTTTAATAGAGATTTTTCCTCAACCAATACATTTGTGATATCTTATAGTCCTCAAAGTTTTACATGGCTCACTCATACTATCAATTATAACGCCGCTACCGGCAGCAGTCGTAATAGAGCAGCTAACTCACAACTCAACAAAAGCGCAACGATACAAAGATCTGTCCAGATTTCTTCCAGCTTCAGTTTGAAATCTTTTATCGGAAGCGTTAAAGAGCCGTTCAAAAATATCGATACAAGACAACCATTATCCGCTGCAGAGGATTCGCGAAAAAATAGACGTGATCGTTTCAAAAATCCAGGAAGTGATAATTCGGCTAAATCATCTGACAAGGACTCCGGTAATGTAATCACTAAAGGTTCTTCATTTTTTAAAACCGCATCTCTTCGTGCCGGATCAACGTTTGAGAAAATACTTTTGATGATAAATGACACCCGTTTTAATATAGATTTTAAAAATTCTGTTAACCTTGGTGCTTTAGAAAATCAATTAGACCCTGCGGCAAAATGGTTCGGATATATGAGTACCGATAATAGCGGTATGTTAGATCATATTTTTACATGGGATTTAGAACCTATTAACCAATATAGAACACCTGTGGATTCTGTTCTTAAACAACAAGTAAAGAGTTTAACTACAAACTCGAAATCTATTAACTATGGTTTCATGTATGGTTTTAATTTTGGGCCATTTACACTCGACATTAAGTATGATCGTTCGGAAACTCGAAGCATTTCTACAATTAACACGCAAGAAATTAGTATCAGACGTTCTTCATTGTTCCCATATCTTAAATTTGTTCCTTTTCCTTTTTATGAAATGACATTACGCGCATCCAATGTTGGTCGGTGGCCTATATTTAATTTATTGGCCGGAGCAACACGTAATATAAACTTTAGCATAGGCTATTTATCAAACGAAAATATAACTCTTAATGAAATCAGGTCGCGTGTGGATGGAATTATCTTTTATAATAACGACGGTTCCGTTGACTCCAATAGGACTATACAAAATATCGGCGGGCGCCGAATGCAAACGTCATTTATGGAAAAATCAATAACATTTCCGCAGATAACTTTTGATATTTCATGGAAAGGTAATGTGACTCAAACCATTTCTTTTTCAAAATCAAACACAGAAAAAATAAATCGGGGCAACACAAAAACAAACGATAATACAATGAATATCTTATCTAATATTTCTTATTCAAAACGCGGTGGTTTTCGTATTCCTATTTGGTTTTTAAAGAAAAAACAACTTGATAATGAAGTGCGAATGTCTTCACAATTTACATTTAGAAAAACCCAAAGCTTTTCTCAATCAAACACACGCACGAATGATGGTTTTAGACAGCCAAAGCAAAAAACATCTGAGACGACATATTGGTCGGTAGAACCAAGGATAGACTATTCATTTACCCGTTGGGTAACAGGTGGAACTTTTTATAGATATGAATATAACAAAAGCCTAACATTAGGAAAAACAACACGCATTTTGTTTGGATTAAATGTTAATATCACGATCGGAGCTTAA
- a CDS encoding peptidylprolyl isomerase: MVYKQNLLNAKIERKNKEIYKLLNKESETERLNAVRCLGELQDSNSILLIEEKIKTEKSDLVYNAYLFSLGQLGFLNNHNLNLRIEKFLIEQIEPNKDTQYQLYVDALSKVGYQNSIIKILEIAKKDTNPTLKKHVNLSLARLANRNQKNINVITYLNESITSKNDDVRWSAAYAYMRISDTNTVKYILNYVKDSDPRVRMDIVRAIGNMKINKTNEFYKTTINTLIEILHNDPDWRVRSNAASSLGNYKFDFEDIKKIYYLTALEKTKDKNEHVRISAIRSIAKSYSGDIKPNNVFLDDLFDRYLTNTDKNMENAEFFNALCFMFGNKLLENGEFIEYCKKVNQIKNAYVRAKIFESLSNLTSPDLMVYYKTALNDSFLLVRYQTIEGLSKINNNEARDLIFQSINTSDPTLLSIVAGKIAEDTVYRKDDSKKEALTKKIIQAFESIRKPFDTEGKIGVIDALIQINHKSSYPFIKTFIKDPENKISTYAAEQLEKTTGVSYKDSLPKTNSNTSLDYKKLDQIFVKKPKAKIHTSKGLIELVFHTSEAPISVLNFVELAEKKYFEGVYFHRVVPNFVIQTGDPTGTGWGGPGYSIVSEYNTLHYSRGVVGMASAGKDTEGSQWFITHSDQTHLDGRYSIFASVENGMDVVDQIQVGDQVKKIEIVWNE, translated from the coding sequence ATGGTCTACAAACAAAACTTGTTAAATGCAAAAATAGAAAGAAAAAATAAAGAAATATATAAGCTTTTAAATAAAGAATCTGAAACAGAACGATTAAATGCTGTTCGGTGTTTAGGTGAACTTCAGGATAGTAATAGTATTCTTCTTATCGAAGAAAAAATCAAAACAGAAAAATCTGATTTAGTGTATAATGCTTATTTATTTTCATTAGGACAATTAGGTTTTCTTAATAATCATAATCTAAACTTAAGAATAGAAAAATTCCTTATAGAACAAATTGAACCTAATAAAGATACACAGTATCAATTATATGTAGATGCATTAAGTAAAGTAGGGTATCAAAATTCAATAATAAAAATTTTAGAAATTGCAAAAAAAGATACAAATCCCACTTTAAAGAAACATGTTAATTTGAGTTTAGCAAGACTAGCAAATAGAAATCAAAAAAATATAAACGTAATTACGTATCTTAATGAAAGTATTACCAGTAAAAACGATGATGTACGATGGTCAGCCGCCTATGCATATATGCGTATATCTGACACAAATACAGTAAAGTATATTTTAAACTATGTAAAAGATAGTGATCCACGAGTTCGTATGGATATAGTACGTGCAATCGGAAATATGAAGATCAATAAAACCAATGAATTCTATAAAACAACGATAAATACGTTGATTGAAATTCTGCATAATGACCCAGATTGGCGTGTCCGATCCAACGCAGCCTCTAGTCTCGGGAATTATAAATTTGATTTCGAAGATATTAAGAAGATTTATTATTTAACGGCCTTAGAAAAAACAAAAGATAAAAATGAACACGTAAGAATAAGTGCAATACGATCGATAGCAAAAAGTTATTCTGGTGATATAAAACCTAACAACGTATTTCTTGATGATTTGTTTGATCGTTATTTAACGAATACCGATAAAAACATGGAAAACGCTGAATTTTTTAATGCGCTTTGTTTTATGTTTGGAAATAAGCTTTTAGAAAACGGCGAATTTATCGAATATTGTAAAAAAGTGAATCAAATAAAAAACGCATATGTTAGAGCTAAAATATTTGAATCATTATCTAACCTCACATCTCCAGATTTGATGGTTTATTATAAAACAGCATTAAATGATTCATTTTTACTTGTTCGATATCAAACGATCGAGGGTTTGAGTAAAATTAATAATAACGAAGCAAGGGATTTAATTTTTCAATCTATTAATACGAGCGATCCTACATTGTTATCGATCGTTGCAGGAAAAATTGCCGAAGATACAGTATATCGAAAAGATGACAGCAAAAAGGAAGCCCTAACAAAAAAGATTATACAGGCTTTTGAATCAATTCGAAAACCGTTTGATACGGAAGGAAAAATAGGTGTTATAGATGCTCTGATCCAGATTAACCATAAAAGCTCTTATCCCTTCATAAAAACTTTTATCAAAGATCCTGAAAACAAAATTTCTACATACGCCGCCGAACAACTCGAAAAAACAACCGGTGTCTCTTATAAAGACTCCTTGCCAAAAACAAATTCTAATACATCTTTAGACTACAAAAAATTAGATCAAATTTTTGTGAAAAAACCAAAAGCGAAAATTCATACATCCAAAGGATTAATTGAATTGGTTTTCCATACAAGTGAAGCACCTATAAGTGTTTTAAATTTTGTTGAATTAGCTGAAAAAAAATATTTTGAAGGCGTTTATTTTCATCGCGTTGTTCCCAACTTTGTAATTCAAACCGGCGATCCGACGGGAACCGGTTGGGGCGGTCCAGGATATTCGATAGTATCAGAGTATAATACATTACATTATTCACGAGGTGTAGTCGGAATGGCTAGTGCGGGTAAAGATACCGAAGGCTCACAATGGTTTATAACTCATTCAGATCAGACGCATCTTGATGGGAGGTATTCTATTTTTGCAAGTGTAGAGAACGGGATGGATGTTGTAGATCAAATACAAGTCGGCGATCAAGTAAAAAAAATAGAAATAGTGTGGAATGAATAA